The Amycolatopsis methanolica 239 nucleotide sequence TGTCCGGGCCGAGCAGCTGACCGGACGCGATGCGGAACAGCAGCGCGTAGCCGATCTGGCCGGCGGCGCCGGTTACGGTGACGTTGACGGGGGCTTGGGTCATTGCGTACTCCTGCGGACGGAATCTTGGCTTGTGCTGGTGACCCTATCGCCCTCTGCCTGCGCTGACGTGGTGCGTCGCCTCACGTTCTGCTGAACCGATCGAGTCGAATCGGCCACCGGCACCTCGAACGCCCTGCCCAGCGCGACGATCCCGGCATCCAGGCGGCCCAGGCTGGTGAGCACGGAGCGTGCCTGGGCGTTGTCCGTCTCACGCGTCTCCGGGGCGGCGGTGTTGCGCACCAGCCTGCCCCGCTCGTCGCCGTCGAGGGCGTCGCGCAGCACGTCGACGTTGCGGCTGATCCGCTCGATCACCCCGGTCAGCCGGTCGTCGGCGGGCAGCAGGCCCGGCTCGGAGCGGGCCGCGATCTGCCGCGCCCGGAACGCCAGCCGCTCCAGCGTGCTCATCACGTACCAGCCGTAGTCGCGGCGGCTGGCTAGGCTGATCGGGTGGGTCAGCGGCTCGATCGTGGTGCGCACCTTCTCCACCGAGCGGTCCAGCTCGCGGGAGAGTTCGATCACGTTCACGTTCTCCCGCCCGGACAGCAGCGCCTCGGCCCCGGCCAGGAACTCGCACAGGTCCACCAGCGCCGCGTCGATGTCGGACACCATCACCGTGCGGGTGCGCACCGGCACCACCAGGACCGCCGCGATCAGGCCCGCCGCCGCGCCGATCGCGGTCTCGGCGACCCGCACCCACAGCACCTCGACGGTGAACGTGCCGAGCAGGCTGTAGAGCAGGCCCAGCATGCAGGTGATGAAGAAGGCCATCAGCAGCTGCGACACCCGCGCCACGTAGACCAGGCAGAACACGCACACCAGGATCAGCACGACCGTGGCGGTGGTGTTGCTGGTGACCAGCAGCGCCAGCAGCATCCCGCCGAAGATCCCGCCCAGGGTGCCGGTGACGCGGCGGAACCCCTTCACGAACGTGGCGCCCGCGGTGCTGGTGTTGAGGAAGACCACGAACACCGTCAGCACCGCCCAGTACCAGCGGGCGTCGGAGATCAGCTCGCCGCCGAGCACGGCCAGCCCGCCGCCGACCATCGCCTGGATCGCGCTGCGGGTGCGGTTGTCGTAGGCGAGGACCTTCTTGGGTTCGTCCTCGGTCTCCTCCTCGGGCAGTTCGGTCTCGGCCGAGTAGTCCTTCTCGGCGACCCGCTGTGCGTTGACGTCGGCCAGCGCCAGCTCGGCGATGGCGCGGCGCACCTCGTCGCCGGGTTCGGTGCGCTCCTTGAGCCGGCTGCCCGCGACGAGCATCTTGCTGAACTCCTCGGTGTCGCTGATCACCGGCAGGTCGCGGGGATCGCGCTCGATCAGGGAGTCCAGCCGCAGCAGGCTCGCGATCAGGTCGTCGCGGACCGCGTCCGGCAGTGCGTCCGCCTCGGCGGCGCGGCGCACGGTGATCGAGAGCCACTGGCAGGCCAGCTCCACGGCCAGCAGACGGCGGCGCAGCAGCTGCATGCCGGTCTCGTCGAACAGGTCGCCGATGGTGTCCTCGATCATCAGGACGGCCTCGTGCAGGCGGGTGTCGGCCTTGCGCAGCTGGTTGATCCGCCACTCGCTGCCGCCGCTGGCCAGGCACGCGGCCGCGGCGCGCACCACGGCGCTGATCCGGGCGCGGAACGCGCGGCGGGCCCGCAGCAACTCACCCTCGGGTCGCCGCCGCAGCACCGCGAACCGCATCACGGCGTTCGCGGCGAGCCCGATCGCCAGGGCGAGGATGTACTCGGGCAGCTGCCGCGGGTGGATCGCGAGGAACATCGCGAAGAAGAACATGAAGAACGACAGCGCGCCCATCGCGGTGCCGCGCGGCGCGAACCGCTGCGCGTAGACCGCGAGGAAGATCAGCAGCACGAACAGGACGCTGTCCAGCGGGGGAGCGGTGGCGGCGAACGCGGCGACGGTGAGCGAGGCCGACCCGCACAGCATGACCAGCACGAGCGTGATCGCCTGGTCCTTGGGCGTCTTGTCGTTGACGCTGAACGCCGAGTTCATCGCCGCGATGCAGGCCACCATGATCGTCGGGATCGGGCGGCCGAGCAGGAGCAGCACCAGGATCGACAGCACGATCCCGCCAACCGCGATCCCGGCCAGCCGCAACCGCACCAGGCCCGGATCGGCGGCGACCAGCCGGTCCTGGGCCACCTTCCACACCCTCATGCACGGCTCCCGAGCAGTTCCCATTCGGTCAGCGCGGTCCGCCGCCCGGTCGCCGCGGTGACCCGCAGCCGGTAGGCACGGTACGTGCCCGGCTCGGCGATCGAGAACGGGCGGGTCTGCCGCCGCCACCGGAACCGCTCGCCGCGGCGTTCGTCCAGCCGCACCCACGACTCCCCGTCGGCACTGCCTTCCAGCACCCAGTCGCGCGGGTCCCCGCCGCGGGCGGCGGAGGTCAGGGTGTACATCTCCACGCGCGCCGGTTCCCGGACCGCGCACTCGATCACCGGGGTGCGCGAGCGGAAGGTGACTTGCGTGGCGGTGGTGTCGGCGAACAGCTGGGTCACGTCGGTGCCGTCGTCGCAGGTGCCGGTGCCGGTAACGTCGGCCAGCGGGGGCGTGCCCAGTGACGGCGGTGGATCGCCCCAGCCGGTGGGGGTGTCCGTGACGTCGAACTCCAGGTGGTCGGCGGTGATGAGGTCGGCGTGCGGCAGCCAGGTCGAGTGGTGCGGCTTCCCGTCGATCGTCAGGCCCCGCACGTACGTCCCGCGACCGGGGGCGCTGATCGTCACCGTCCGCCCGTTCTCCAGGCGCAGCCGGGCCCGTTCGAACAGCGGCGCGGTCAGCACGTAACCCGGGCTGCCCGGCGCCAGCGGGTACAGGCCCAGAGCGGCGAGCACGTACCAGGCGGACATTTCGCCGTTGTCCTCGTCGCCGGGGTAGCCCTGCCCGATCTCGCTGCCCAGGTAGCAGCGGGTCAGCACCTCCCGCACGATCACCTGCGTCTTGGCCGCGGCCCCAGCGTGACAGTACATCCACGGGATGTGGTGGCTGGGCTGGTTCGAATGCCCGTACTGGCCGAGCCGTACGTCCCGGGCTTCGGTCATCTCGTGGATGATCCCGCCGTAGGACCCCGGCACGCGCCCGGTCTCCGGGGTGGCGAAGAAGGTGTCCAGTGTGGACTCCAGCGCCGCGCGGCCGCCGAGCAGCGCGGCCAGGCCGGCGCCGTCGTGCGGCACGGAGAACACGGTGTTCCAGGCGTTGGTCTCGGGCTGGTCGAAGCCCCACCGGGCCGGGTCGTGGTGCTCCGGCGCCCAGCGCCACCGGCCGTCGCGGTGGCGGCTCTGGAAGAACCGGGTGCGCCGGTCGAAGTGGTTGACGTACTGCGCGGCGCGCTGCCGGAAGTAGCGGGCGTCGTCGGTGTGCCCCAGCGCCGCGGCGAGCGCGGCGAGGCCGAAGTCGTTGAGGCAGCCCTCCAGCGCCCAGGACAGGCCCTCGTGCGTGGTCAGCGGCGTGAACCCGAGGAAGATCGACTCCCGCAGGCCCTGCCGCCCGACGCTGCGGCCGGGCGGGGTGACGGTCGCATTGCGCAGCGCTGCGTCGTAGGCGGCGTGCACGTCGAAATTCCGCGCTCCCCTGAGGTAGGCGTCGGCGAAGGCCACGTCGGAGCTGGTGCCGGTCATCAGGTTCGCGTAGCCGGGGGAGGACCAGCGCGCGATCCAGCCGCCCTCCCGGAACTGCTGCACGAACCCCTCGATCAGCTCCCCGCAGCGCCGCGGCGCCAGCAACGCGAGCGCGGGCCACACCGTGCGGTAGGTGTCCCAGAAGCCGTGGTTGACCGACATCGGGCCGTCCACGACCTTCGCCCCGGTCCGGGTGCGGGTGCTCGGCCACCACTGCCGCCGCACGGGGCTGGCGTGCCGGACTCCGCGTGGGGTCTGTTCGTGGGCCGAGTTCGGGTACAGGAACAGCCGGTACAGGCCGGAGTAGAAGGTGGTCAGCTCGTCCGGGGTGGCGCCGTCGATCTCGACCCGGCCCAGCACCTCCTGCCACGCCGCCCGCGCCCGCTCGCGGACCTGCTCGAACGCGGTGCCGGCCGGGATCTCCAGCTCGAGGTTGCGGCGCGCCTGCTCCAGGCTGATCAGCGAGGTCGCGATCCGCAGCTCGACCAGTGGGGCGTCGAAGGACAGGTAGCCGGTGTTGGGCCAGCGCAGCCGGCGGCCACCTGCGGCGGGCCGGTCGAACGTGCCGTATACGAACATCCGCCGCGCGCCGACCGACAGGCGGCTGCGCGCCCATGTGTGCCCGGTGACCACCCCGCGCGCCGGGTCGACGCGCAGGCCCCCGCGCCGGTTGACGTTGTCGAACAGCACCCATCCGCCCTCGCCGGGGAAGCCGAACCGGATGAACGCGGCGTGGTCGGCGGGCGCGAGGTCGACGGTGATGCCGTTGTCGAAGCGCACCCCGTAGTGGTGCGGCCGGTCGGTCTCGTTGCCGTGGGAGAACGGCAGCGCCCGCGCCTTCCGGTCCGCGGTGACCGGACCGATTCCCGGCAGGAATTGGAAGGGGTGCCGGTCGCCCATCCACGGGCTCGGCTGGTGGCTGACCGCGAAGGCCTGCAGTTCGGGCCGGTTCTGGGCGTTGTTGCGCCGGTGGTACTCGTACAGCCAGTCGAGGGACCTGGCGTTGGTGACCGGGGTCCAGAAGTTGAAGCCGTGCGGCACGGCGGTGGCCGGGAAGGTGTTGCCGCGGGAGAACTCGTTGCTGGAATGGGTGCCGCGCGTGGTGCGCACCCAGTCGACCGGGTCCCGCGGGCCTTCGGGCGGCGCGTCGGCGATCGCGACGTCGTCGACCCAGCCCGACACCGGCTCACCCGGCGACGGCTCGGCGAGTAGCACGACCGCCCGCGCGCGACGGCCCGCGGCCTCGCCGAGCGGGTGACGCACCAGGTTCCACTGGTCGAGGTAGAGGGTCTTGGACTCACCCGCGTCGAGCGCCGCCCCCCCGATGAGGGTGCCGTCGTCCAGCTCGACGGCCAGCGCCACGAAGGTGCTGCGCCAGCTCGGCCCGGCGTCGGACTCCGGGAACACCACATAGGACAGTCGGGTGTCCGCACCGATCACGAAGTCCACTTCGAACAGCACCTGACGGGCCGGTTCGCGGGCCGTGTAGCGGGCGGCGCGCACCCCCGTGAACCCGGCGCCGGCCTTGGCCGCGGGCGCCCGCTCCGGCCCGGAGCCGACGGTCACGACCGGGCCGGAGCGGGGCCGCGGATCACCGTCCTCGAACGACGAGAAGAAGTGGGTCCGGGTCACGTCGCCTACCGTAACCGGCCGCCCCGCTCCCTTCCCGCCGAGCAGTTCCAAGCTGGACAAACCGGGTACCGGCGACCGGTGGTGATGCTCGCGGGCGGTGGGGCGGATGCGGCAGTCACTTCCCGCCGAGCAGTTCCACCTCCGCCAACCCCGCCGCGCCGCCCGCGCTGGCCGTGATCCGCAGCCGGTAGTGTGCGTAGGCGCCCGGCGTGGCGATCTTGAACGCCCGCGTCTGCTGCCGCCACGTGAACGTCTCCCCGGAGCGGGTGTCCAGCGGCGTCCACGTCTGCCCGTCCTCCGAGCCCTCCAGCACCCACGCGCTCGGGTCCCCGGCGTCCTTGGCCGAGGTGAGCGTGTAGAAGGTCGCGGTCACCGCCCCCGGCACCGGGCGGTCGACCGTGTCCAGCGGGCGGGCCTGGGTGGCCGAGGTGTTGTCGAACAACGGCCCGCCGGGCGTGGTCAGGTCCGCCGGCGGCTGGGGCGGCTCGTCGCCCTCGGTGAGCGAGGGCGGCACCTCCGCCGCGCCCCAGAGTGACGGGCTCGGGCCCATCGCGAAGTCGAGCGTGCCGCCGCCCGCGAGCACGTCGTGCGGCAGCGACGTCGAGTTCCACGTCCGGCCGTTGACCCGCAGCCCCTGCACGTAGACGTTGCGGGCGTTGTTCTTCGACGCGTTGATCACCAGGTTCCGGCCGCCCGCCAGGTGCACCGTCGCCTTGGTGAACAGCGGCGAGCCGACCGCGTACTCCGGGCTGCCCATCCGCAGCGGGTAGAACCCGAGCGCGCTGAACACATACCACGCCGACATCTCGCCGTTGTCCTCGTCGCCGGGGTAGCCCTGCCCGATCTCGCTGCCCAGGTACAGCCGGGACAGCGCTTCCCGCACTCTGGCCTGCGTCTGCCACGGCTGCCCGGCGAAGTCGTACATGTAGGCGATGTGGTGGGAGGGCTGGTTGGAGTGGCCGTACTGGCCCATCCGCACGTCCCTGGCCTCCCGCATCTCGTGGATCTGCCCGTCGTAGGCGCCGGGGAACCCGGCCGTCTCCGGCGTGGCGAAGAACTGGTCCAGCTTGCGCGTCAGCCCGTCGCGGCCGCCGTAGAGGTTGGCCAGCCCCTGCCCGTCCTGCGGCACGGTGAAGGCCATGTTCCAGCCGTTGGTCTCGGTGTAGTCGTGGCCCCATTCGCGCGGGTCGTACTGGCCGGGCGCGACGCGGAACGCGCCGTCGGCGCCGCGGCCCTGGAAGAACCCGACCGCCGGGTCGAACAGGTGCACGTAGTTCTGCGCGCGGCCGCGGAAGTACTCGGCGTTCTCGGCGTACTCGCGGCGGCGCGGGTCGTCCGGCGCGGCCTCGTCGGCGAGTTTCCGCGCCATCATCGCGATGCCGAAGTCGTTGAGGTAACCCTCGATCGCCCACGACATGCCCTCGCCGGTCGACGTCGGGGTGTAGCCGAGGAAGATCGACTGCTCCAGGCCCTTGCGGCCGACATCCTCGTTGGGCGGGGCCACCGTGGCGTTGCGGATCGCCGCGTCGTAGGCGGCCTGCACGTCGAAACCGCGCACGCCCTTGAGGTAGGCGTCGGCGAAGGCCACGTCGGAGCTGGTGCCGGTCATCAGGTTCGCGTAGCCGGGGGAGGACCAGCGGGCGACCCAGCCGCCGTCGCGGTACTGCTGCAGGAACCCGTCGATCATCCGGCCCGCCACGTCCGGCGTGAGCAGCGCGTAGGCGGGCCAGGTGGTGCGGTAGGTGTCCCAGAACCCGTTGTTGACGTAGATCTCGCCGTCGACGACCTTCGCCCCGGTGTGCGTCGGCGTGTCCGGTCCGGCCTTGGGCGAGACCGGGCTCGCGTAGGCGGGGCGCGGGCTGCGCGTGGTGCCGACGCTCTCGAACCCGGAGTTGGGGTAGAGGAACAGCCGGTACAGGTTCGAATAGAGGGTGGTCAGCTGGTCCCGGCTCGCGCCTTCGACCTCGATCACGCCGAGCTTGCGGTCCCACGCGGCCTGCGCGGCCGAGCGGACCGTCTCGAACGCCGTGCCCGCCGGGATCTCCTGCTCCAGGTTGCGCCTCGCCTGGTCGACGCTGATCAGCGAGGTCGCGATCCGCATGCCCACGGTGCCGCCGCGGCCCGGGTCGAACTTCAGGTAGCCGCGCACGTGGTCCCGTCCCTCGCCGGGCAGCATGTCCCCGCCGGTGACCGGCCGGTCGAAGGCCGCGTACACGAACATCCGGCCCGCGCCGGCCGAGTTGCCGCTGCGCACGTCGGTGAACCCGGACAGCGTGCCCGTGGCGGGTTCGAGGGTGAGGCCGCCGGTGTCGTTGACGTTGTCGAAGATCAGGTTCGCGTCGCCGCCGGGGAAGGTGAACCGGAACGCCGCCGCGTGGTCGGCGGGCGCGATCTCGGCCTTGACGCCGTTGTCGAACGTCACCCCGTAGTAGTGCGGTTTGGCGATCTCGTTGGCGTGGTCGAACGACAGGGCACGCGCGGCCCGGTTCGCGTCCGGCACACCGGCGGCGGCCGAGGGCATCACCTGGAACGTCTGCCGGTCGCCCATCCACGGGCTCGGCTCGTGGGACAGCGACAGCGCCTGCAGTGCGGGCCGGTTCTGCGCGTTGTTGCCCTCCTGGTAGCCGTAGAGCCAGTTCACCGACCCGGCGTCGGTGACCGGGGTCCAGAAGTTGAAGCCGTGCGGGACCGCGGTGGCCGGGAAGTTGTTGCCGCGGGAGAACGTGCCGTTGGCGTTCGTCCCGCGGGTGGTGAGCACGTGGTCGGACAGGCGGGTGACGCGGGCCTGCGGCGCGGCGGGCCCGAGCGTGATGTCGTCGAACCAGCCGTTGAACGAGCCGGAGCCGGCGCCATTCGGGTTGTCGTAGGCGATCAGGATCCGCGCGACGGTCTTGCCGCGGGCGACCGCGCCGATCGCCGAGCGCACCAGGTTCCACTGGTTCGCGTAGAGCGACTTCGCCGCGCCCTGCCCGCGGGGGCTCAGCGGGAACCCGTACTGGTCCACCGCGCCAAGGGTGGACAGGTAGGTGCCGTCGGTGAAGGCCAGGTCGACCGAGACGTTCGTGCTCGGGTACGTCAGGTCGTTGCCGGTCAGCTCGGGGAACACCGTGTAGGACAGCTCGGTGTCGGCGCGCACCGGGATCCGCACGTCGAACACCTTGTTGTAGGAGTAGCCGTGCGGCGCGGTCGGAGTGCCGCCGTAGTGGAAGGCCCGCAGCCCGGTGAAGCCGGTGCGCGGTTTGCTGGTGTAGCCGACGGGCGGGCCGCTGTCCGGGTAGGACCGCATGGCGGGCAGCGGCGGCGGGGCCGGCTGGTCGTCGGCAAGCAGCAGTTCGGCGAGCTGGACGATGTCCGCGCCACCGTTGGCGGTGATGTCCAGCCGGTAGAAGCGGTGCGTGGCGGTGCCGGCGAGACGGAACTCCTGGTCTCGAACCGGTCGCCGAACGTCTGCCCGCTCTGGCTGTCCACTGTGGTCCAGGTGGCGCCGTCGTCGGAGCCCCGCAGGGTCCAGTCCCGGGGGTCGCGCTCCGGGGCGTCGTTGGCCGAGGTCAGGTCGTAGCGGGTGATGGCGACCGGCTCGGCGAACTCGATCCGCACCCAGCCGGTGCGGGCGAAGGCGAGCCACTTGGACTCCGGCCTGCCGTCGAGCACGTTCACCGCGACCTCGCCGGCGCCGGCGTTCTCCGCGCTCGCGGTGGCGCCGGTGGCGCGGCCGCGCACGTCACCGGGGATGGCCGAGCCGTTCGCGCCGTTCACGCCGGCGGTGAGCGGGCGGCCGTCCGGCCCGGTCTCCACCGTGTCCACCCAGTCTGGCTCGGGCTGGCCGGGTTCGAACGACGACGCGAACCGCACCGGCGCCTCCGCTCCCGCGGGCGGCGCGGCGACCAGACCGGTCATCAGCAGGGCGACGGCCAGCGCGCGAATGGTTCGGACCATGGCAGGCAGCGAAACGCGCAGGCCGGGGCACCGTCAAGGGCCACGCCAAAACTTGCCCAAACCGGACAAGGACGGGTGAACTCTACACCGCATCCGGCCGTCCGAGGTTTAGCCTGCTCAGCGCCATCGCAGAGCGCAACGGACCGTTGCAATGCAACGCACCGTTGCGTTGCGGTTAGGCTGAGAGCATGCCGACCGGTGCCGGCCCCCGCCGGGTCCAGGAGATCTTCACCGCGGCCCTCGACCTGCTCACCGAGCACGGCTACGACGGGCTCACCATCGAGGCGATCGCGCAGCGCGCGGGCGTGCACAAGACGACCCTCTACCGCTGGTGGTCGTCGAAGGACGAACTGCTCGCCGCCGCGGTGACCGGCTCGGCGCTGCTGGAGTTCCCAGTCGCCGACACCGGCAGCCTGCGCGGCGACCTGCTCGCCGTCGCCACCCGCCTGTCCCGGCTGCTGACCCGCCCGGCGACCGCCGCGGTGCTGGCCGCCGTGCCCGGGCGCCCGCTCCTGGCCGAGGCCACGAACGCGTTCTTCACCGGCAGGCTCACCCGCGACCACCCGGTCTTCACCCGGGCCGTCGAACGGGGCGAGCTGGCGGCGGACAGCGACGCGGACCTGGTCGTGGACCTGCTCGCCGGCGCGCTGTGGTTCCACCTGCTGCTCTGCGGCGGCAGTGCCGACCGGCGCTACCTGGCCCGGCTGGTGGATTCGGTCCTGACCGGCGTCAGCGCCCGGCGTGCTTGACGTTGACACCGTGACAAGGTCTTCACTGGGACGCGGAGGTGGTTCCGATCAACCCGACACACCGCGACCTGCTCGGCGCCCTGAGCGCCGGGAACCCGTCCACGCGGCTCAAGGCCGCGCTGGCGGCAGGCACGCATCCCGACCCCGGTTTTCTCGGTGAGCTCGTGGCCCGCAGCGCGGTCGAGCCGGACTTCTTCGTGCGCGACATGGTCACCTGGGCGCTGACCCGGCTGCCCGCGGAGATCACGGTGCCCCGGCTCCTCGACGAGCTCGCGAACGGGCGGGCTCAGGCGTGCAGCCAGGCGCTGCACACCCTGTCCAAGATCGGCGACCGGCGCGCGTGGCCCGCGATCACCCGCGCGTTGCTGCACGACGCCGACGACGAGGTCGCGCGCAGCGCGTGGCGGGCCGCGGTCGTCCTCGTGCCCGACGAGGGGCGCGCCGCGCTGGCCGAGGACCTGGCCGCGCAGCTCGGCCGCGGCGACCGGGGCGTGCAGCTGAGCCTCAGCCGGGCGCTCGTCGCGCTCGGCGACGTGGCCGAGCCCGCCCTGCGGACCGGCCTGGCGAGCGAGGACCCGGTGGTGCGCGCGCACGCCCGCGCCACGCAGCGGCTCCTGCGCGACCCGGACGCCGGGTTCGCGCCGGACGTCGAGGAGGCGAAGCGGGTGGCCGCGCTCGGCCCGGAACGCGCGGCGGGCGCGTCGTGCTGATCGGCGAAGTGGCGCGCCGCTCGGGGGTGAGCACGCGGATGCTCCGGCATTACGACACCCTCGGGCTGGTGCGCCCGACCGGCCGCACCATCGGGGGCTACCGGGAGTACTCGGACGAGGGCATCCGCCGGATCTTCCACGTGGAGAGCCTGCGGTCGCTCGGGTTGTCGCTGCGCCAGATCGGGCGTGCGCTGGCCGATCCCGGTTTCGCACCGTCCACTCTGGTCGCCGACCTCATCCAGCGGACCGAGGACCGGATCCGGCGGGAGCAGGAGCTGCTGGAGCGGCTGCGGGCGGTCGACGCGTCCGCGCCGTCGGGCTGGCCGGACGTGCTGCGCATCGTGGCGCTGCTGCACGGGCTGAACTCGCCCTACGCGGCGCGACGGCAGCAGGCCGCCCTGACCGAGGCCGTGCCGGTGCCCGCCGAAGTGCTGGCGGAGGCGGTACTGGCCGAACCCGACGCGAACGTGGCCGGCGCGCTGCGGTGGGCGCTCGCGCGCGCCGGCGGCGACGGGGTGGCCAGCCTGGCGGCCGGGCTGCGCGGCGACGACGTCGAAGTCCGGCGGCGCGCGGTGCTGGCGATCGCGGAGATGCAAGGGGACGAGGCGACCGAGGCGCTGACCGGAGCGCTCGCGGACCCGGACCCGACGGTGCGCAGGCACGCGGCGCTGGCCCTGGGCCGGTCCGGCGTCGCCGCGGCGGTGCCGGCGCTGGTGGGCATGGTGGTGGACGGTGACAGCGACGTCGAGGCGGCCGAGGCGCTGGGCGCGCTGGCACTGGACCCCGGGCGCGCGGAGCAGGTGATGAGCGCGCTCACCGCCGAACTCGCCGCGCACGCCACGGACCCCGCGGTGCGGCTCCGCCTGACCCAGGGGCTCGCCGAGTTGCCGCCATCCCTCGCACACGACGTCCTGCGGCAACTGGTTCACGACGACGACCGCGCGGTGGCCCTCCTCGCCACGGCCCTGCTGGGGGAGTGATGCCCGGTCAGCAGTGGGTGAGGAAGTGCTCCAGGACGCGCTTCCCGAAGTGCAGCCCCTCCAGCGGCACGCGCTCGTCGACGCCGTGGGCCATCGCCCGGTACTCGAAGCCCTCGGGCAGCCACAGCGGCGCGAAGCCGTAGCAGGCGATGCCCAGCGGGCTGAACGCCTTGGCGTCCGTGCCGCCGCCCATGCAGTACGGCACCACGACCGCCTCCGGGTCCTGCGACCGCAGCGCCTCGGCCATCGCGGCGAACCACGGGGAGTCCACCGGCGCCTGCACGGCCGGCTGGTGCGCCACGAACTCGCGCGTGACGTCCGGCCCGAGTAGCTCGTCGAGCTCGTCCAGCAGCTGCTTCTCGGTGCCCGGCAGGGTCCGGGTGTCGATCTGGGCCTGCGCCAGGCTCGGGATCACGTTCACCTTGTACCCGGCGTCGAGCATCGTCGGGGTGGTGCTGTTGCGGATGGTCGGCTCGACGAGCTTCGCCGCCGGGCCCAGCCGC carries:
- a CDS encoding HEAT repeat domain-containing protein, with the protein product MLIGEVARRSGVSTRMLRHYDTLGLVRPTGRTIGGYREYSDEGIRRIFHVESLRSLGLSLRQIGRALADPGFAPSTLVADLIQRTEDRIRREQELLERLRAVDASAPSGWPDVLRIVALLHGLNSPYAARRQQAALTEAVPVPAEVLAEAVLAEPDANVAGALRWALARAGGDGVASLAAGLRGDDVEVRRRAVLAIAEMQGDEATEALTGALADPDPTVRRHAALALGRSGVAAAVPALVGMVVDGDSDVEAAEALGALALDPGRAEQVMSALTAELAAHATDPAVRLRLTQGLAELPPSLAHDVLRQLVHDDDRAVALLATALLGE